In the Pogoniulus pusillus isolate bPogPus1 chromosome 4, bPogPus1.pri, whole genome shotgun sequence genome, one interval contains:
- the DUS4L gene encoding tRNA-dihydrouridine(20a/20b) synthase [NAD(P)+]-like isoform X1: MIGDIVETKQCQLKDAMDLFHSGQVVKICAPMVRYSKLAFRSLVRKYSCDLCYTPMIVAADFVRSTKARDSEFTTNKGDRPLIVQFAAKEAQILCDAARIVCPFADGIDINCGCPQRWAMAEGYGACLINKPELVQDMVRHVRNQINNPRFSISIKIRIHEDLKRTVDLCQKAEATGVSWITVHGRSAEERHQPVHYDAIKIIKESMSIPIVANGDIKTLKDAENVHHLTGADGIMVARGLLANPAMFAGYEETPLKCIQDWVNIALEHGTPFTCFHHHLIYMMEQITSKQEKKVFNVLSSTSAVLDYLKDHYCV, encoded by the exons ATGATTGGTGACATCGTAGAAACTAAACAATGCCAACTAAAAGATGCCATGGACTTGTTTCATTCTGGGCAAGTTGTAAAAATATGTGCCCCTATGGTCCGCTATTCAAA GTTGGCTTTCAGAAGCTTGGTTAGGAAATACAGTTGTGATTTGTGTTACACACCAATGATAGTGGCAGCTGATTTTGTGAGATCCACAAAAGCTAGAGACAGCGAATTCACAACAAACAaag GTGATCGTCCACTGATTGTTCAGTTTGCTGCTAAAGAAGCACAGATTTTGTGTGATGCTGCCCGCATCGTCTGTCCTTTTGCAGATGGAATAGACATAAACTGTGGCTGTCCTCAGAG atggGCAATGGCAGAAGGTTATGGTGCTTGCTTAATTAATAAACCAGAACTAGTTCAAGATATGGTGAGACATGTACGGAATCAGATCAACAATCCTAGGTTTTCAATATCTATTAAAATAAG GATCCATGAGGACTTAAAAAGAACAGTTGACCTTTGTCAAAAAGCTGAAGCAACTGGAGTTTCATGGATCACAGTACATGGGAGAAGTGCAGAAGAAAGACATCAGCCTGTACATTATGATGCCattaaaataattaaagaaaGCATGTCTATACCTATTGTGGCTAATGGAGACATTAAAACTTTAAAAGATGCTGAAAATGTTCATCACTTGACAGGGGCAGATG GTATAATGGTGGCTAGAGGACTCTTGGCAAACCCGGCTATGTTTGCAGGATATGAAGAGACTCCTTTGAAGTGCATCCAGGACTGGGTTAACATTGCTCTTGAGCATGGAACACCTTTTACATGTTTTCACCACCACTTAATCTACATGATGGAACAGATAActtcaaaacaagaaaaaaaagtttttaatgTTTTATCAAGTACCTCAGCAGTACTAGATTATCTGAAAGACCATTATTGTGTGTGA